A genome region from Culex pipiens pallens isolate TS unplaced genomic scaffold, TS_CPP_V2 Cpp_Un0017, whole genome shotgun sequence includes the following:
- the LOC128092260 gene encoding uncharacterized protein LOC128092260 — protein sequence MSGKKISARIDSRMPNTFRPRAVPQEPPAARCHSAQVSWTDSTAIDHRRPRTAAKPCHRLGHVPAYLRRSQATSMDAGLTKLAGRKQEQAVRKPAGGTAGSQARVNSNVFEDEPGEDREAKPVQKEKASEDKKTSCSSSEQSLVLDEIRSLRNDLRRSCSIGLFISPVDQSNVIRRLQ from the exons atGTCCGGCAAAAAGATTTCGGCGCGAATTGACAGCAGAATGCCCAACACG TTCCGCCCTCGTGCCGTCCCGCAAGAACCGCCCGCCGCACGCTGCCATTCGGCCCAGGTCAGCTGGACGGACAGCACCGCCATTGACCACCGCCGCCCTCGGACGGCAGCGAAGCCTTGCCACCGGTTGGGCCACGTTCCGGCGTACCTGCGCCGGAGTCAAGCCACGTCGATGGACGCTGGCTTGACCAAGCTGGCAGGGAGAAAGCAGGAGCAGGCGGTTCGGAAGCCGGCGGGTGGTACCGCTGGTTCACAAGCTAGGGTCAATTCCAACGTATTTGAGGACGAACCTGGTGAAGATCGTGAGGCGAAACCAGTTCAGAAGGAAAAGGCTTCGGAGGACAAGAAGACCTCTTGCAGTAGTTCTGAGCAGAGTCTGGTTTTGGATGAGATCAGGAGTTTGCGAAACGACCTCCGGCGGAGCTGCTCCATTGGACTCTTTATTAGTCCGGTGGACCAGTCCAACGTGATAAGACGACTGCAGTAA